GTTTGTGTTAGTATTGTAGATCCACAAGTAATACAAAAATACTAAAAAGACAGAGTAAAGATAACCTTCATCTCCCTTTGGTTATTTGTCATTTTCTTTGTTGATGATCCTTGTTAGTGTTAGGTTTATTTTCTATTCTCATCATTCAATTGGGTCACCTAGCTTTAGTCGAACGTAATTGtcgtcgcctagtccctgtggagaacacgacactcgTAGTTTGGGCGTAAAAATCCCGCTACATTTACAATTGatcatttttggcgccgttgccagggactAGCGTCGAGCGATTGTGCGAAGCTATAGACTAGGTTTAGTATAGTTTTTGTTTAAATTTCCAGTCAAATTTATTTCTGTGTTTCTTTTACCTTTTTACTTTTTGTTGCTTCGGTTTATTAGGATACTAACCCTCTCACCAATGTTTGATGTTTGTGAGCGTGTGTAGGATATCTTAATATTTGTAGGCTGATTGACAGTTGCACTTGAACATATGGCTTTAGTACGTGATCTTTGGTTGCCAAGTAGTTTGGACACGATGACAGGGCCAATTTGGCCATCTATTGAGGCCGAAAATTTTGAGTTGAGGCCTGGACTTACTGCTCTCGTCTTGCAGAATCAGTTTAGAGGATTACCCAATGAAGACCCTCATGAGCACATTAGTAATGTTCTGGAGTATGCCAATACAGTCCAGTATCATGGCGTTTCCCAAGATGCTATCAAGTGTATGCTGTTCACATTCTCTCTCAGAGATGCTGCTAAGGACTGGTACTATTCTTTGCCATCAAGATCTTACACTTGGGGTGATATTTCACAAGCTTTCCTGCACAGATATTTTCCACTTTACAAGCAAGCTGCAATTCGTGACCAGATCCTCAGTTTTGCGCAAGATGGAAGTGAGAGCTTGTATGCAGCTTGGGAGAGATATAAGTATTTGCTTAGAAAATGTCCTAATCATGGGCAAAAGGATTGGTTAGTGCTCCAGATATTCTATAGAGGGCTGACACATGCTTCGAGAGATCTTATTGATATGTCCGCTGGTGGAACAATCATGAACAAGACCGTTGAGGGTGCAATTATTCTCATTGAGAGCATTGCCTTCCACCAAATGCAATGGGGTTATGAAAGGCCTAGTTCAAATCCGAAGGTTGCAAGCCATCTGCAATCAGAAGCTGTGTGTTCCATAAGTGAACAGAAATCATCCATGGTGCCTAATATTCAAAACCAGCATGTTCCATTCCGGGGACAACAACATTTCAGAGCTGAATTAGATCCTCCATGTAGAAAGATTGATCTTACTTCAAGTATCCTTGATGATGATTATGATATTTTTCAAGATGATGCAACCATTGTAGATCAGATGGAAACCACAGTAGCAGATCCAATACCTCATGGCAATGAAACTGTCCAGACTGAGTCAAAGTTGCAAGAAGATGTTTATGAGGAACCTACTCTGATTGGTGCTAAGTTGAGACAACAAGATATGGAGAAATTCACTAGTGTTAGTCAACTATGTGACTGGTGGAATTTAGTCGTGGCACCAATTGCCCACACTTGTGTTACAACTGTATCTGGGATATTTGTCAAGAAGAAATCATTAGCTCCGCCGGTGGCTGCCTCTATCTCAGTTAAAGAGAGTATCTCAGAGAAGAATAGtgaagatgagattccaactcctgcACATACAATTAAGCAAGTCGGAGACATTCCAAGGAGAGAGATACAAGAGGTTGAGTCAAATTTAGAAGAGCTGATACTTCAATATCCTGAGAAGATCCCATGTGTTGCTGAGCTGCATGACTGGTGGAAGTCATCGGTGTCACTGTTGAAACTTAGCAATGATGGTGATGAAGAGAACATTGCTCAGAAAGACAGCGAGGTAGTGATCTCAGCACCCCTACCAGATCATGTTAGTGAATATCCACAGATGGGGACACTTCAGACTCAATTAAGTGTTGCTGGTAGTAGCACCATAGAAGATCCAGAGGAAGAGAGACCTCAGATTGAAGATGTACTCGAAGCCAAGGCACAAGATGATCCAGAGTTCGAACAACCTAGTAATCAAGTTGAAGACTCATCATCTACTACTCTTAAAGAAGCAAAAGAAGCTGCTGTAGATGAACTTGAAGAACCAGAAATTCATTTGCCTATTGTCACACAAGAGCGTGATGTAGCAGGTTTATCTAATCCTCTTAATGACATGTCTTCATATGATTTGTTTGCTACTACCTTGCATTGCATGATGCCATCACTTAAGGTAGATTTGAAAAACTATTTGCTTGGACATGATCATACACACCCTGTTAGTGGCATTGCTCATATCTCTATTCATGATACTTATGTTCCTAATGCTATACCCATGCTTAATGAAACGTGTGATTCTAATACTAGCATTGAGCTTACTGATTTGTACCATCCTAAACATGTGCTTTATAGATATGCTTATGTAATTGGGTGTTCGATTGATGACTTGGAGGGTATTATCCCTACCACTTGCATTGTCTCTTTTGTTGAGAGTGCTTTCAGGTTTTTGCTTATGCACGATCCATTACATGCTGACCAGGTTCGAGGTGACATTCCTTTGGACCCTGGTGGACTCAGAGCATGGGgatgaggagaagcaagggggCACACACGAGGAAGGGAGAAGCTGAAGCAGGCATGAGGATAGAGAAGCAAAAGGAGAGGAGCTGCAGTTGGTGTGGTGACCGAGCGAGTGCTACATCATCAAAGCccggtgagctgtttcatgacccATTCCGAGTATATTATCCATTGATACATGCTGAAATCAAATGTTATTTGGGTTGCTTAAGCCAAGTCTTAAATGTTGCCCCATTGAATTTTATTTGACATATGGTGCTTGATGAGAATATGCGAACTGTTTATTGAATGCCATGTAAACTAGTGATCTACATATTGCTTGCTTTGCTGAAATTAGTGAAAGttattagttttgagtgctcaaatccctagtacactagaaaacttAATCATTTTCTGCTTTTACCTTGATACACCTAGATCACCACGTTTAGATGCTGAATTTGTGCCAAGTGTCTTCCCATTGAGAGCAATCACCtaaccactatggattagcatgctatgttccctggatcggtagcatgtgaaccagacatggagaagtgatgattcctGTTTTTGTTCTTATGCGTTATTCATTTAAGATAAGTAATAATGAATAAATAAGTCTGGctacctacagtagcatgtcatgttcccgggatcggtggcatgtgaaatcAGGTTAGCTTGGGCAGTAATTAATTACAATAAAAATgtaattgtcgaaccaggtgtataccatgttctcgggatcggtggtatgttcctttggggagacaaacaaaaAAAGTTAATAAAAATTGGTtgagccaggtgtataccatgttctcgggatcggtggtatgttccttcggTGAGACTAATGAAATAATATGTGTGTTTCTTTCAAATTCAATAAGTG
Above is a window of Triticum aestivum cultivar Chinese Spring chromosome 6B, IWGSC CS RefSeq v2.1, whole genome shotgun sequence DNA encoding:
- the LOC123137113 gene encoding uncharacterized protein, translated to MALVRDLWLPSSLDTMTGPIWPSIEAENFELRPGLTALVLQNQFRGLPNEDPHEHISNVLEYANTVQYHGVSQDAIKCMLFTFSLRDAAKDWYYSLPSRSYTWGDISQAFLHRYFPLYKQAAIRDQILSFAQDGSESLYAAWERYKYLLRKCPNHGQKDWLVLQIFYRGLTHASRDLIDMSAGGTIMNKTVEGAIILIESIAFHQMQWGYERPSSNPKVASHLQSEAVCSISEQKSSMVPNIQNQHVPFRGQQHFRAELDPPCRKIDLTSSILDDDYDIFQDDATIVDQMETTVADPIPHGNETVQTESKLQEDVYEEPTLIGAKLRQQDMEKFTSVSQLCDWWNLVVAPIAHTCVTTVSGIFVKKKSLAPPVAASISVKESISEKNSEDEIPTPAHTIKQVGDIPRREIQEVESNLEELILQYPEKIPCVAELHDWWKSSVSLLKLSNDGDEENIAQKDSEVVISAPLPDHVSEYPQMGTLQTQLSVAGSSTIEDPEEERPQIEDVLEAKAQDDPEFEQPSNQVEDSSSTTLKEAKEAAVDELEEPEIHLPIVTQERDVAGSR